One Streptomyces umbrinus genomic window, ATCACCGAAGGCAAGACCCGACGCGAAGCCATCCGCTGCCTGAAACGCTACGTCGCCCGAGAGCTCTACACGATCATCATCCGAGCCCATGCTCGGCCCCGCGAACAGGCCCTGGCAGCTTGACATCCATAGGGGCATCAAACTTGCCGTCCGCTATGAGGCAACAGTGCTGGTCGCAGCCATCAACGAGTGGCTACGACCAACAGCCTTCCCGCCGCCTCTCAAAGCCTGCCCAGCTGATCCTTCCGGACTCTCGTCGTGTCGGATGCCGGCCACCGATCACACGGGCTTGACCACTCGGAAGCGTTCGGCAACGACGAGAGTGTCATCGGTAATGTCGGGGGTGCGACCCAGGAACTCGCTCACGCCATCGCTCTGGAAGAACTCTTCGTGGGCTGCCCGCCACTGTGCAACATCGGAGTAGCCGCGCCCCTCGGCTCGCGCGAAGTCATCGTCGATTTCCTTCATGGGAACGACCCGTACGTCGACGAGTTCGATCGTGACGGCCGGACGACCCTCGGAATCGAGCACTGAGAACCGCTGGCCGCTCTGCGGCACTGCCTCTCCGGCGTGCTCATAGATCTCCAGGAGGCCTGTGAGCGCGGTCTTCTGACCGCTCAGGATCGCCGCCACGCCACGGTCACGTTCTGGTCCGGGAAAAGCGAGTTCAAGAGTCGGAAGATCGTCATGTCCCATCGGGAGATGGTACGAACCC contains:
- a CDS encoding ASCH domain-containing protein encodes the protein MGHDDLPTLELAFPGPERDRGVAAILSGQKTALTGLLEIYEHAGEAVPQSGQRFSVLDSEGRPAVTIELVDVRVVPMKEIDDDFARAEGRGYSDVAQWRAAHEEFFQSDGVSEFLGRTPDITDDTLVVAERFRVVKPV